A genomic stretch from Streptomyces venezuelae ATCC 10712 includes:
- a CDS encoding ABC transporter ATP-binding protein, translated as MVRVENLRRSYGTGEAAVHALRGVSFDIPRGELVALKGRSGSGKTTLLNLVGGLDSADGGSIVIDGTDLSTLGENGLLELRRDRIGFIFQSFGLLPILSVAENVGVPLRLRKADPKEREERVSLLLGLVGLADHANQRPGELSGGQQQRVAIARALANRPALLIADEPTGQLDQETGLAVMQLLRAVVRSEGCTALVATHDPQLLGLADRVLELSDGEIIEH; from the coding sequence ATGGTCCGCGTCGAGAACCTGCGCCGGTCGTACGGCACAGGGGAAGCCGCCGTCCACGCCCTGCGCGGAGTCTCCTTCGACATCCCGCGCGGCGAGCTCGTCGCCCTCAAGGGACGCTCAGGATCCGGCAAGACCACCCTCCTCAACCTCGTCGGCGGCCTCGACAGCGCCGACGGCGGCTCCATCGTCATCGACGGCACGGACCTCTCGACCCTCGGGGAGAACGGCCTCCTGGAACTGCGCCGCGACCGGATCGGCTTCATCTTCCAGTCCTTCGGACTCCTCCCGATCCTCTCCGTCGCGGAGAACGTCGGCGTCCCCCTGCGGCTGCGCAAGGCGGACCCGAAGGAGCGCGAGGAGCGGGTGTCCCTGCTGCTCGGCCTGGTCGGCCTCGCCGACCACGCGAACCAGCGGCCCGGCGAGCTCTCCGGCGGCCAGCAGCAGCGCGTCGCCATCGCCCGCGCCCTCGCCAACAGGCCGGCGCTGCTCATAGCGGACGAGCCGACCGGCCAGCTGGACCAGGAGACCGGTCTCGCCGTGATGCAGCTGCTGCGCGCGGTGGTGCGCAGCGAGGGCTGTACGGCCCTGGTCGCCACCCACGACCCGCAGCTCCTGGGCCTGGCGGACCGGGTCCTCGAACTGAGCGACGGCGAGATCATCGAGCACTGA
- a CDS encoding APC family permease → MSKLTDLPKRILIGRALRSDKLGETLLSKRIALPVFASDPLSSVAYAPGEVLLVLSVAGLSAYHFSPWIALAVVVLMFTVVASYRQNVHAYPSGGGDYEVANTNLGPKAGLTVASALLVDYVLTVAVSISSGIENLGSAIPFVVEHKVACAVGVIVLLTVMNLRGVKESGSLFAIPTYVFVAGVFIMIAWGAYKGIVLDETMKAPTADFEIKAEHQGLAGFALVFLLLRAFSSGCAALTGVEAISNGVPAFRKPKSKNAATTLALMGGLAVTMFCGIIFLAMATDVRMAEKPAHDLLRDGVPVGEGYVQDPVISQVAAAVFGDGTFFFVVLAAATALVLFLAANTAYNGFPLLGSILAQDRYLPRQLHTRGDRLTFSNGIVLLAGAAALLVWVYGADSTKLIQLYIVGVFVSFTLSQTGMVRHWNRHLTTERDPAKRRHMIRSRAINAFGAFFTGLVLVVVLATKFTHGAWVALLGMVIFYGTMTAIRRHYDSVAAEIAAAEERPDEYVRPSRVRSVVLVSKLHKPTLRALAYAKLMHAHELEALTVNVDPVETKALKEEWERRGINVPLKILDSPYREITRPVIEYVKNIRRESPRDAVSVYIPEYVVGHWYEHLLHNQSALRLKGRLLFTPGVMVTSVPYQLQSSEAAKKRARKRQEWNAPGSVRRGPVEKRQKEPTAKNG, encoded by the coding sequence GTGTCCAAACTGACCGACCTTCCCAAACGGATCCTGATCGGGCGGGCCCTGCGCAGCGACAAGCTCGGAGAGACTCTCCTCTCCAAGCGGATCGCGCTCCCCGTCTTCGCCTCCGACCCGCTGTCCTCGGTGGCGTACGCCCCCGGCGAGGTGCTGCTCGTTCTCTCCGTGGCCGGTCTGTCGGCCTACCACTTCAGCCCGTGGATCGCCCTCGCGGTCGTCGTCCTGATGTTCACGGTCGTCGCCTCGTACCGGCAGAACGTCCACGCGTACCCGAGCGGCGGCGGCGACTACGAGGTCGCCAACACCAACCTCGGGCCGAAGGCCGGACTCACCGTCGCGAGCGCCCTGCTCGTCGACTACGTCCTGACCGTCGCCGTGTCGATCTCCTCGGGCATCGAGAACCTCGGCTCGGCGATCCCCTTCGTGGTCGAACACAAGGTGGCCTGCGCGGTCGGCGTGATCGTGCTGCTCACCGTCATGAACCTGCGCGGCGTGAAGGAGTCGGGCTCGCTCTTCGCGATCCCGACGTACGTCTTCGTCGCCGGCGTCTTCATCATGATCGCCTGGGGCGCGTACAAGGGGATCGTCCTCGACGAGACCATGAAGGCGCCCACCGCCGACTTCGAGATCAAGGCCGAACACCAGGGCCTGGCCGGCTTCGCGCTCGTCTTCCTGCTGCTGCGCGCCTTCTCCTCCGGCTGTGCCGCGCTCACCGGCGTCGAGGCCATCTCCAACGGCGTCCCCGCCTTCCGCAAGCCGAAGTCGAAGAACGCCGCCACCACGCTCGCCCTCATGGGCGGCCTGGCCGTCACCATGTTCTGCGGCATCATCTTCCTGGCCATGGCCACCGACGTCCGGATGGCCGAGAAGCCCGCCCACGACCTGCTGCGCGACGGCGTGCCGGTCGGCGAGGGCTACGTCCAGGACCCGGTCATCTCCCAGGTCGCGGCCGCCGTCTTCGGCGACGGAACGTTCTTCTTCGTGGTCCTCGCCGCCGCCACCGCGCTCGTCCTCTTCCTGGCCGCCAACACCGCGTACAACGGCTTCCCGCTCCTCGGCTCGATCCTCGCCCAGGACCGGTACCTGCCGCGCCAGCTGCACACCCGCGGCGACCGCCTCACCTTCTCCAACGGCATCGTGCTCCTGGCCGGCGCCGCCGCCCTCCTCGTCTGGGTCTACGGAGCCGACTCGACCAAGCTGATCCAGCTGTACATCGTCGGCGTCTTCGTCTCCTTCACCCTCAGCCAGACCGGCATGGTCCGGCACTGGAACCGGCACCTGACGACCGAGCGCGACCCGGCCAAGCGCCGCCACATGATCCGCTCGCGCGCGATCAACGCCTTCGGCGCCTTCTTCACCGGCCTCGTGCTCGTCGTCGTCCTCGCCACCAAGTTCACCCACGGCGCCTGGGTCGCCCTGCTCGGCATGGTGATTTTCTACGGCACGATGACCGCGATCCGCAGGCACTACGACTCCGTCGCCGCCGAGATCGCCGCCGCCGAGGAACGCCCCGACGAGTACGTACGCCCCTCCCGGGTCCGCTCCGTCGTCCTGGTCTCCAAGCTCCACAAGCCCACGCTGCGCGCCCTGGCCTACGCCAAGCTCATGCACGCGCACGAATTGGAGGCGCTGACCGTCAACGTCGACCCGGTGGAGACGAAGGCGCTCAAGGAGGAATGGGAGCGGCGCGGCATCAACGTACCGCTCAAGATCCTCGACTCGCCGTACCGCGAGATCACCCGCCCGGTGATCGAGTACGTCAAGAACATCCGCCGCGAGAGCCCGCGCGACGCCGTCTCCGTCTACATCCCGGAGTACGTCGTCGGCCACTGGTACGAGCACCTGCTGCACAACCAGAGCGCCCTGCGCCTCAAGGGCCGGCTGCTCTTCACCCCGGGCGTCATGGTGACCTCGGTCCCCTACCAGCTCCAGTCCTCCGAGGCCGCGAAGAAGCGGGCGAGGAAGCGCCAGGAGTGGAACGCGCCCGGCTCGGTCCGCCGCGGCCCCGTGGAGAAGCGCCAGAAGGAACCCACGGCGAAGAACGGCTAG
- a CDS encoding OB-fold nucleic acid binding domain-containing protein: MSAAPRTEKPAGRFRRMLDRLSSSPEDLESEELQEDAEASGCTRISDCSDRQIVKVTGTLRTVTLRPRAGVPALEAELFDGTAPLDVVWLGRRSIVGIEPGRKLIASGRISMSHGRRVLFNPKYELRPLGQE, from the coding sequence ATGAGTGCTGCACCACGTACAGAGAAGCCGGCCGGTCGGTTCCGCCGGATGCTCGACCGGCTCTCCTCCTCGCCGGAGGACCTGGAGTCGGAGGAGCTCCAGGAGGACGCCGAGGCGTCGGGGTGCACGCGGATCAGCGACTGCTCCGACCGCCAGATAGTCAAGGTGACTGGTACCTTGCGCACGGTCACGTTGCGTCCCCGGGCCGGTGTGCCCGCGCTGGAGGCCGAACTCTTCGACGGCACGGCACCGCTCGACGTCGTGTGGCTGGGTCGGCGCTCCATCGTGGGCATCGAGCCGGGCCGCAAGCTGATCGCCTCCGGCCGGATCTCCATGAGCCACGGCCGGCGGGTCCTCTTCAACCCCAAATACGAGCTCCGACCGCTCGGACAGGAGTAG
- a CDS encoding DUF3710 domain-containing protein: MFGRRKKSGAAEDAAGEAEQVVDAVDGEDADDAAPRRVNLPPAPRPDGPWDISEVSKPEDGRVDLGGVFVPGVEGMELRVEVAGDAIVAATVVLRDSAVQLQAFAAPKNEGIWGEVRDEIATGIVQQGGVIDEVEGPLGWELRAQVPVQLPDGNRGVQLVRFVGVDGPRWFLRGVISGQGAVQPEAAGLLEQIVRDTVVVRGDGPMAPRDPIVLKLPNDAQMVPDGVQQEEQENSRFSGGMGQLQRGPEISEIR, translated from the coding sequence GTGTTCGGACGTCGCAAGAAGAGCGGTGCCGCAGAGGACGCGGCGGGCGAGGCCGAGCAGGTCGTCGACGCGGTGGACGGCGAGGACGCGGACGACGCGGCCCCGCGCCGTGTGAACCTTCCGCCGGCGCCCCGGCCCGACGGACCCTGGGACATCTCCGAGGTCAGCAAGCCCGAGGACGGCCGCGTCGACCTGGGCGGCGTGTTCGTCCCCGGCGTGGAGGGCATGGAACTGCGCGTGGAGGTGGCGGGCGACGCGATCGTCGCGGCCACCGTCGTCCTGCGGGACAGCGCCGTGCAGCTGCAGGCCTTCGCCGCGCCCAAGAACGAGGGCATCTGGGGCGAGGTCCGCGACGAGATCGCCACGGGCATCGTCCAGCAGGGTGGTGTCATCGACGAGGTCGAGGGCCCGCTGGGCTGGGAGCTGCGCGCGCAGGTCCCCGTACAGCTGCCGGACGGCAACCGCGGTGTGCAGCTGGTCCGCTTCGTCGGCGTCGACGGACCCCGCTGGTTCCTGCGCGGAGTGATCTCCGGGCAGGGCGCGGTCCAGCCCGAGGCCGCCGGTCTGCTGGAGCAGATCGTCCGGGACACCGTGGTCGTCCGCGGCGACGGTCCGATGGCCCCGCGCGACCCGATCGTCCTCAAGCTGCCGAACGACGCGCAGATGGTGCCGGACGGCGTGCAGCAGGAGGAGCAGGAGAACTCCCGCTTCTCCGGGGGCATGGGCCAGCTCCAGCGCGGTCCGGAGATCTCCGAGATCCGTTGA
- a CDS encoding class I SAM-dependent RNA methyltransferase, with amino-acid sequence MQNTPVASLVGEEYEVEVGPVAHGGHCIARTEEGRVLFVRHALPGEKVVARVTEGEETSRFLRADAVTVLDASKDRVAAPCPFAGPGKCGGCDWQHAKPGAQRRLKGEVIAEQLQRLAGLTPEEAGWDGTVMPAEGDKLPPGEVPQWRTRVQYAIDAEGHAGLRKHRSHEVEVIDHCMIAAQGVSELGIEKRTWENMASVEAIAASGSGDRQVVLTPKPGGRLPLVELDKPVSVLRVDENDGGVHRVHGRAFVRERADERTYRVGNGGFWQVHPKAAQTLMLAVMQGLTPRKGDTALDLYCGVGLFAGALADRVGEKGAVLGIESGKRAVEDARHNLAAFPRVRIEQGKVESVLPRTGITEVDLIVLDPPRAGAGKQTVHHLASLGARRIAYVACDPAALARDISYFAERGYKVRTLRAFDLFPMTHHVECVAILEPAEKGR; translated from the coding sequence ATGCAGAACACCCCTGTTGCGTCGTTGGTCGGGGAAGAGTACGAGGTCGAGGTCGGCCCGGTGGCCCACGGCGGCCACTGCATCGCCCGCACCGAGGAGGGCCGCGTCCTCTTCGTCCGCCACGCGCTGCCCGGCGAGAAGGTCGTGGCCCGCGTCACCGAGGGCGAGGAGACCTCGCGCTTCCTGCGCGCCGACGCGGTCACCGTCCTGGACGCCTCCAAGGACCGGGTGGCGGCCCCCTGCCCCTTCGCCGGCCCGGGCAAGTGCGGCGGCTGCGACTGGCAGCACGCCAAGCCGGGCGCCCAGCGCCGGCTCAAGGGCGAGGTCATCGCCGAACAGCTCCAGCGCCTCGCCGGGCTCACCCCGGAGGAGGCCGGCTGGGACGGCACCGTCATGCCCGCCGAGGGCGACAAGCTCCCGCCCGGCGAGGTCCCGCAGTGGCGCACCCGCGTCCAGTACGCGATCGACGCCGAGGGCCACGCGGGCCTGCGCAAGCACCGCTCGCACGAGGTCGAGGTGATCGACCACTGCATGATCGCGGCGCAGGGCGTCTCGGAACTCGGCATCGAGAAGCGCACCTGGGAGAACATGGCCTCGGTCGAGGCCATCGCCGCCTCGGGCTCCGGCGACCGCCAGGTCGTCCTCACCCCCAAGCCCGGCGGCCGCCTCCCCCTGGTCGAACTGGATAAGCCGGTCTCCGTCCTCCGCGTCGACGAGAACGACGGTGGAGTCCACCGCGTCCACGGCCGCGCCTTCGTCCGCGAGCGCGCCGACGAGCGCACCTACCGCGTCGGCAACGGCGGCTTCTGGCAGGTCCACCCGAAGGCCGCCCAGACCCTCATGCTCGCCGTCATGCAGGGCCTGACCCCCCGCAAGGGCGACACCGCCCTCGACCTCTACTGCGGCGTCGGCCTCTTCGCGGGCGCGCTCGCCGACCGCGTCGGCGAGAAGGGCGCGGTCCTCGGCATCGAGTCCGGCAAGCGCGCGGTCGAGGACGCCCGCCACAACCTGGCCGCCTTCCCGCGCGTCCGCATCGAACAGGGCAAGGTCGAATCGGTCCTCCCGCGCACGGGCATCACCGAGGTCGACCTCATCGTCCTGGACCCCCCGCGCGCCGGCGCCGGCAAGCAGACCGTCCACCACCTCGCCTCCCTCGGCGCCCGCCGCATCGCCTACGTAGCCTGCGACCCGGCTGCCCTGGCCCGAGACATCTCCTACTTCGCAGAACGCGGCTACAAGGTCCGGACCCTGAGGGCGTTCGACTTGTTCCCGATGACCCATCATGTCGAGTGCGTGGCGATCCTTGAGCCCGCCGAAAAGGGCCGCTGA
- a CDS encoding sensor histidine kinase, whose product MGRGKLRIYLGAAPGVGKTYAMLSEGHRRVERGTDCVVAFVEHHGRPRTEVMLHGLEQVPRRTLEYRATTFTEMDIDAVLARRPAVALVDELAHTNVPGSRNPKRWQDVAELLAAGIDVISTVNIQHLESLGDVVEAITGVRQRETVPDEVVRRADQIELVDMSPEALRRRMAHGNVYTSDKVDAALSNYFRPGNLTALRELALLWTADRVDEYLQQYRGEHNIRSTWQARERIVVGLTGGPEGRTLIRRATRLAEKGAGGEVLAVYIARSDGLTAASPKELAVQRTLVEDLGGTFHHVIGDDIPSALLEFARGVNATQIVLGSSRRRTWQYVFGPGVGQTVARDSGPDLDVHIVTHGEVAKGRGLPVSRGARLGRSRIIGGWLAGVAGPLLLALLLTHVDADLGLANDMLLFLALTVAAALLGGFLPALASAAVGSLLLNWFFTPPIHRLTVADPKNIVAIAVFLGVAMSVASVVDLAARRTHQAARLRAESEVLSYLAGSVLRGETSLDALLERVRETFSMESVALLERQDEVEPWTRAASVGPHPAVRPEDADVDMPVGDHLALALSGRVLPAEDRRVLGAFAAQAAVVLDRQRLVGEAEEARKLAEGNKIRTSLLAAVSHDLRTPLAGIKASVSSLRSDDVEWSEQDRAELLEGIEAGADRLDHLVGNLLDMSRLQTGTVMPLIRTVDLDEVVPMALGGVPDGSAELDIPETLPMVEVDKGLLERAVANIVENAVKYSPDGVPVAVAASTLGDRVELRVVDRGPGVPDEAKDGIFEPFQRFGDAPRGSGVGLGLAVARGFVEAMGGTLGAEDTPGGGLTMVLTLKASRTGAPAPPDLPAHAVT is encoded by the coding sequence ATGGGACGCGGCAAGCTTCGGATCTACCTCGGCGCTGCGCCGGGTGTCGGCAAGACCTACGCGATGCTCTCCGAGGGCCACCGCCGGGTGGAGCGCGGCACGGACTGCGTCGTCGCCTTCGTGGAGCACCACGGACGGCCGCGCACCGAGGTCATGCTGCACGGCCTGGAGCAGGTGCCGCGCCGCACCCTGGAGTACCGGGCGACGACCTTCACCGAGATGGACATCGACGCCGTCCTGGCCCGCCGTCCCGCCGTCGCCCTCGTGGACGAGCTCGCCCACACGAACGTGCCCGGCTCCCGCAACCCCAAGCGCTGGCAGGACGTCGCCGAGCTGCTCGCGGCCGGCATCGACGTCATATCGACGGTCAACATCCAGCACCTGGAGTCGCTGGGCGACGTCGTCGAGGCGATCACCGGCGTACGGCAGCGGGAGACCGTCCCCGACGAGGTGGTGCGCCGGGCCGACCAGATCGAGCTGGTCGACATGTCCCCGGAGGCCCTGCGCCGCCGGATGGCCCACGGCAACGTCTACACCTCGGACAAGGTCGATGCCGCCCTCTCCAACTACTTCCGCCCCGGCAACCTCACCGCCCTGCGCGAGCTCGCCCTGCTCTGGACCGCCGACCGGGTCGACGAGTACCTCCAGCAGTACCGGGGCGAGCACAACATCCGCTCCACCTGGCAGGCCCGCGAGCGCATCGTCGTCGGTCTGACCGGCGGTCCCGAGGGCCGCACCCTCATCAGGCGCGCCACCCGGCTGGCCGAGAAGGGCGCCGGCGGCGAGGTCCTCGCCGTCTACATCGCCCGCAGCGACGGCCTCACCGCGGCCTCGCCGAAGGAGCTGGCCGTCCAGCGCACTCTGGTCGAGGACCTGGGTGGAACGTTCCACCACGTCATAGGCGACGACATCCCGTCGGCGCTCCTGGAGTTCGCCCGCGGCGTCAACGCCACCCAGATCGTCCTCGGCTCGAGCCGCCGCCGCACCTGGCAGTACGTGTTCGGCCCCGGCGTCGGCCAGACCGTGGCCCGCGACTCGGGGCCCGACCTCGACGTCCACATCGTCACCCACGGCGAGGTCGCCAAGGGCCGCGGCCTCCCCGTCTCCCGGGGCGCCCGCCTCGGCCGCTCCCGGATCATCGGCGGCTGGCTGGCCGGCGTCGCCGGCCCCCTCCTGCTCGCGCTGCTCCTCACCCATGTCGACGCCGACCTCGGTCTCGCCAACGACATGCTGCTCTTCCTCGCCCTGACCGTCGCGGCGGCGCTGCTCGGCGGGTTCCTGCCGGCGCTCGCCTCGGCCGCCGTCGGCTCCCTCCTCCTCAACTGGTTCTTCACCCCGCCGATCCACCGGCTCACCGTCGCCGACCCCAAGAACATCGTCGCCATCGCCGTCTTCCTCGGCGTCGCCATGTCGGTGGCCTCCGTGGTGGACCTGGCCGCCCGGCGCACCCACCAGGCCGCCCGGCTGCGCGCCGAGTCCGAGGTCCTGTCCTACCTGGCCGGCAGCGTGCTGCGCGGCGAGACCAGCCTCGACGCGCTCCTCGAACGGGTCCGCGAGACCTTCTCCATGGAGTCCGTCGCGCTGCTCGAACGCCAGGACGAGGTCGAGCCGTGGACCCGGGCGGCGAGCGTCGGCCCGCACCCGGCGGTCCGGCCCGAGGACGCGGACGTGGACATGCCGGTCGGCGACCATCTGGCGCTCGCCCTGTCGGGCCGGGTGCTGCCCGCCGAGGACCGCCGCGTCCTCGGCGCCTTCGCCGCCCAGGCCGCGGTCGTCCTCGACCGCCAGCGGCTCGTCGGCGAGGCCGAGGAGGCCCGCAAACTCGCCGAGGGCAACAAGATCCGCACCTCGCTGCTCGCCGCCGTCAGCCACGACCTGCGCACCCCGCTCGCCGGCATCAAGGCCTCCGTCTCCTCCCTCCGCTCCGACGACGTCGAGTGGTCCGAGCAGGACCGGGCCGAGCTTCTGGAGGGCATCGAGGCCGGCGCCGACCGCCTCGACCACCTCGTCGGCAACCTCCTCGACATGTCCCGCCTCCAGACCGGCACCGTCATGCCCCTGATCCGTACCGTCGACCTCGACGAGGTCGTCCCCATGGCCCTCGGGGGCGTGCCCGACGGCAGCGCCGAACTCGACATCCCCGAGACGCTGCCCATGGTCGAGGTCGACAAGGGCCTGCTGGAGCGGGCCGTCGCCAACATCGTGGAGAACGCCGTCAAGTACAGCCCCGACGGCGTGCCCGTCGCCGTCGCCGCCAGCACCCTGGGCGACCGGGTCGAACTGCGGGTCGTCGACCGCGGCCCCGGCGTCCCCGATGAGGCCAAGGACGGCATCTTCGAGCCCTTCCAGCGCTTCGGTGACGCCCCGCGCGGCTCCGGCGTCGGTCTGGGGCTGGCGGTGGCCCGCGGCTTCGTCGAGGCCATGGGCGGCACGCTGGGCGCCGAGGACACCCCGGGCGGCGGGCTGACGATGGTGCTCACGCTCAAGGCCTCGCGGACGGGCGCCCCGGCCCCACCGGACCTCCCGGCCCACGCGGTGACCTGA
- a CDS encoding DUF3159 domain-containing protein — protein MTSLDKPTSTDQDAQASREVTEAALFEAFGGLRGMIETVLPGLLFVTIFTINKNLHVSAIAALAVSLVLVAVRLIRRDTVKHAFSGVFGVAFGVVFAMMTGNAKDFYLPGMLYTLGLALAYIVTALAGVPLIGLILGPVFKENLSWRTRNPGRKKAYTKASWAWGLILLGKCAVLFPLYWWADPTKFGWVSVALKIPPFLLAVYLTWVFLAKAPPPIDVFAEMEAEERAEKERKAAAAASTPPEA, from the coding sequence GTGACGTCCCTCGACAAGCCGACCAGCACGGACCAGGACGCCCAGGCCTCGAGGGAGGTCACCGAGGCCGCGCTGTTCGAGGCCTTCGGCGGCCTGCGGGGCATGATCGAGACGGTCCTGCCGGGCCTGCTGTTCGTCACGATCTTCACGATCAACAAGAACCTGCACGTCTCGGCGATCGCCGCGCTCGCGGTCTCGCTTGTCCTGGTCGCCGTCCGGCTGATCCGCCGGGACACCGTCAAGCACGCGTTCAGCGGTGTCTTCGGCGTGGCCTTCGGCGTCGTCTTCGCGATGATGACGGGCAACGCCAAGGACTTCTACCTGCCCGGCATGCTGTACACCCTGGGCCTCGCCCTCGCGTACATCGTCACCGCGCTCGCCGGAGTGCCGCTGATCGGGCTCATCCTCGGCCCGGTCTTCAAGGAGAACCTCTCCTGGCGCACGCGCAACCCCGGCCGGAAGAAGGCCTACACCAAGGCGAGCTGGGCCTGGGGCCTGATCCTGCTCGGCAAGTGCGCGGTCCTCTTCCCGCTGTACTGGTGGGCCGACCCGACCAAGTTCGGCTGGGTCTCGGTGGCCCTGAAGATCCCGCCGTTCCTGCTCGCGGTCTACCTCACCTGGGTGTTCCTCGCCAAGGCTCCGCCGCCGATCGACGTCTTCGCCGAGATGGAGGCCGAGGAGCGCGCCGAGAAGGAGCGCAAGGCGGCCGCCGCCGCCTCGACGCCCCCGGAGGCGTGA
- a CDS encoding potassium channel family protein, whose translation MHIVIMGCGRVGAALAQTLEQQGHTVAVVDQDPTAFRRLGSGFGGRRVTGVGFDQDTLREAGIEDAGAFAAVSSGDNSNIIAARVAREMFGIENVAARIYDPRRAEVYQRLGIPTVATVRWTADQMLRRLLPSGAEPLWRDPSGGVQLAEVHTSPAWIGHKVSRLQDETGVRVAFLTRLGEAILPTSQTVLQEGDLVHVMMRTDEIAKVEEAFAEGPEEGGH comes from the coding sequence GTGCACATCGTCATCATGGGCTGCGGGCGAGTGGGAGCCGCTCTCGCGCAGACCCTGGAGCAGCAGGGGCACACCGTCGCGGTCGTGGACCAGGACCCGACGGCGTTCCGTCGTCTGGGGTCGGGTTTCGGCGGTCGACGCGTCACCGGCGTGGGCTTCGACCAGGACACGCTGCGTGAGGCCGGCATCGAGGACGCGGGCGCCTTCGCCGCGGTGAGCAGCGGCGACAACTCGAACATCATCGCCGCGCGGGTCGCGCGCGAGATGTTCGGCATCGAGAACGTGGCGGCGCGGATCTACGACCCGCGTCGCGCCGAGGTCTACCAGCGCCTCGGCATCCCGACCGTCGCGACGGTCCGCTGGACCGCCGACCAGATGCTGCGCCGGCTGCTGCCCTCCGGCGCGGAGCCCCTGTGGCGGGACCCGAGCGGCGGCGTGCAGCTCGCGGAGGTGCACACCTCCCCCGCCTGGATCGGCCACAAGGTGAGCCGGCTCCAGGACGAGACCGGTGTCCGTGTCGCCTTCCTCACCCGACTGGGCGAAGCGATTCTGCCGACCTCGCAGACGGTGCTCCAGGAAGGTGACCTGGTGCACGTGATGATGCGTACGGACGAGATCGCGAAGGTCGAGGAGGCCTTCGCCGAGGGTCCTGAGGAGGGCGGTCACTGA
- a CDS encoding response regulator — protein sequence MTRVLVVDDEPQIVRALVINLKARKYEVDAAPDGATALRLAAERHPDVVVLDLGLPDMDGVEVIKGLRGWTRVPILVLSARQTSDEKVEALDAGADDYVTKPFGMDELLARLRAAVRRAEPVGGAEDGVVVVETEGFTVDLAAKKVHRDGRDVRLTPTEWHLLEVLVRNGGRLVSQKQLLQEVWGPSYGTETNYLRVYMAQLRRKLESDPSHPRHFVTEPGMGYRFER from the coding sequence ATGACCCGGGTCCTCGTGGTCGACGACGAGCCGCAGATCGTCCGCGCCCTGGTGATCAACCTCAAGGCGCGCAAGTACGAGGTCGACGCCGCGCCCGACGGTGCCACCGCCCTCCGGCTGGCCGCCGAGCGCCACCCCGACGTCGTCGTCCTCGACCTCGGTCTGCCCGACATGGACGGCGTCGAGGTCATCAAGGGCCTGCGCGGCTGGACGCGGGTGCCGATCCTGGTCCTCTCGGCCCGGCAGACGTCCGACGAGAAGGTCGAGGCGCTCGACGCGGGCGCCGACGACTACGTCACCAAGCCCTTCGGCATGGACGAGCTGCTCGCCCGGCTGCGCGCGGCCGTGCGCCGCGCCGAGCCGGTCGGCGGGGCCGAGGACGGGGTCGTGGTCGTCGAGACCGAGGGCTTCACCGTCGACCTCGCGGCGAAGAAGGTCCACCGCGACGGCCGGGACGTCCGGCTCACCCCCACCGAGTGGCACCTCCTGGAGGTCCTGGTCCGCAACGGCGGCCGCCTGGTCAGCCAGAAGCAACTGCTCCAGGAGGTCTGGGGACCCTCGTACGGCACCGAGACCAACTACCTCCGCGTGTACATGGCGCAGCTCCGGCGCAAGCTGGAGAGCGACCCCTCGCACCCGCGGCACTTCGTCACCGAACCGGGCATGGGCTACCGCTTCGAACGCTGA